In Oryctolagus cuniculus chromosome X, mOryCun1.1, whole genome shotgun sequence, a single window of DNA contains:
- the CD40LG gene encoding CD40 ligand: MIETYSQPTPRSVATGPSVSMKIFMYLLTVFLITQMIGSALFAVYLHRRLDKIEDERNLHEDFVFMKTIQRCNKGEGSLSLLNCKEIRSQFEGFVKDIMLNKEEPKKEINFEMQKGDQDPQIAAHLISEASSKSSSVLQWAKKGYYTMSNTLVTLENGKQLKVKRQGFYYIYAQVTFCSNQEPSSQAPFIASLCLKSSGGSERILLRAANARSSSKTCEQQSIHLGGVFELQADASVFVNVTDASQVNHGTGFTSFGLLKL; encoded by the exons ATGATCGAAACGTACAGCCAACCTACTCCTCGTTCTGTGGCCACTGGACCATCTGTTAGCatgaaaatttttatgtatttacttactgTTTTTCTTATTACCCAGATGATAGGGTCAGCGCTTTTTGCTGTATATCTTCATAGAAGGTTGGACAAG ATAGAAGATGAAAGGAATCTTCATGAGGATTTTGTATTCATGAAAACGATACAGAGATGCAACAAAGGAGAAGGGTCCTTATCCCTACTGAACTGTAAGGAAATTAGAAGCCAGTTTGAAGGCTTCGTCAAG GATATAATGCTAAACAAAGAGGAGccgaagaaagaaataaattttgaaatgcaaaaaG GTGATCAGGATCCTCAAATTGCAGCACATCTCATAAGTGAGGCCAGTAGTAAATCATCATCTG TTCTACAGTGGGCTAAAAAAGGATATTACACCATGAGCAACACTTTGGTAACTCTTGAAAATGGAAAACAgctgaaagtgaaaagacaaggATTCTATTATATCTATGCCCAAGTCACCTTCTGTTCCAATCAGGAACCTTCAAGTCAAGCTCCATTTATAGCCAGCTTATGCCTGAAGTCTTCTGGTGGATCAGAACGAATCCTACTCAGAGCAGCAAATGCCCGCAGTTCCTCCAAAACTTGTGAGCAGCAATCCATCCACTTGGGAGGAGTATTTGAATTGCAAGCGGATGCTTCGGTGTTTGTGAATGTGACTGATGcaagccaagtgaaccacgggaCCGGTTTCACATCATTTGGCTTACTCAAACTCTGA